Proteins from a single region of Cryptococcus neoformans var. grubii H99 chromosome 5, complete sequence:
- a CDS encoding aconitate hydratase, mitochondrial: MVSSRYLVRGANSLSRQSMLAKRSMATVQSSIGDKKVEMSNLEKGKFINYQRIENNLQVVRSRLNRPLTLAEKIVYGHLDNPHEQDIERGVSYLKLRPDRVACQDATAQMAILQFMSAGLPQTAVPTSVHCDHLIQAQIGGKADLARAIDINKEVYDFLATACAKYGIGFWKPGSGIIHQIILENYAVPGLMMIGTDSHTPNAGGLGMVACGVGGADAVDVMADIPWELKAPKVIGVYLDGKMNGWTTPKDVILKVAGILTVKGGTGAIIEYHGPGVESLSCTGMATICNMGAEIGATTSLFPFNHRMGTYLKATNRPAIAQYAEEFNHNLQPDEGCEYDQRIEINLSELEPHINGPFTPDLATPLSKFAEEVKRHSWPQELKVGLIGSCTNSSYEDMSRSAHIAREAASHGLTAKSKFTITPGSEQVRATIARDGMVDDFEKVGGLVLANACGPCIGQWDRRDVKKGEANSIITSYNRNFTGRNDANPATHAFVASPDLVTAMIFAGDLTFNPMTDTLKGADGKEFKFSDPSGYELPAKGYDPGENTFQAPPADGTTVSVAVSPTSDRLQLLKPFKPWDGKDIIDARVLIKAKGKCTTDHISAGGPWLKYRGHLENISQNCLIGAINADNGEANKILNQETGEYGAVPTVAAYYRDRDIPWVVVGDENYGEGSSREHAALEPRFLGGRAVICRSFARIHETNLKKQGMLPLWFKNPADYDKISGTDKISILDLQNFKPGQDIKVELTHKDGSKEQFLTTSSINEGQWGWFKAGSALNMMASAAKARAEKQA, translated from the exons ATGGTTTCCTCTCGGTACCTCGTCCGAGGAGCGAACTCCCTCTCCCGCCAGTCCATGCTCGCTAAGCGATCCATGGCCACTGTGCAATCTTCCATCGGTgacaagaaggtcgagATGTCCAACCTCGAAAAGGGGAAGTTCATCAACTACCAAAGAATTGAGAACAACCTCCAGGTGGTGAGGTCCAG GCTCAACCGACCGCTCACTCTTGCTGAGAAGATTGTGTATGGCCATTTGGACAACCCCCATGAGCAAGATATTGAGCGGGGTGTTTCTTATCTTAAGCTCCGTCCTGAT CGTGTCGCGTGCCAGGATGCCACTGCTCAAATGGCTATCCTTCAATTTATGTCTGCTGGTCTCCCCCAGACTGCTGTTCCCACTTCTGTCCACTGTGATCACCTTATTCAGGCTCAAATTGGCGGTAAGGCCGATTTGGCTCGCGCCATTGACATTAACAAGGAGGTCTACGACTTCCTTGCTACTGCCTGTGCCAAGTATGGCATCGGTTTCTGGAAGCCCGGATCTGGTATTAT TCACCAAATTATCCTTGAAAACTATGCCGTGCCCGGTCTCATGATGATTGGCACTGATTCCCACACTCCTAACGCTGGTGGTCTTGGTATGGTTGCTTGCGGTGTTGGTGGTGCCGACGCTGTCGACGTCATGGCCGATATCCCTTGGGAGCTCAAGGCCCCCAAGGTTATTGGTGTCTACCTCGACGGTAAGATGAACGGATGGACTACCCCCAAGG ATGTTATCCTCAAGGTTGCGGGTATTCTCACTGTCAAGGGCGGTACTGGTGCTATCATTGAGTACCACGGTCCTGGTGTCGAGTCTCTCTCTTGTACCGGTATGGCTACTATCTGTAACATGGGAGCTGAGATTGGCGCCACTAcctctcttttccccttcAACCACCGAATGGGCACTTACCTCAAGGCCACCAACCGTCCTGCCATTGCGCAATACGCCGAGGAGTTCAACCACAACCTCCAACCTGATGAGGGTTGTGAGTACGACCAGAGGATCGAAATCAACCTCTCTGAGCTCGAGCCCCATATCAACGGTCCCTTCACCCCTGATCTTGCTACTCCCCTCTCCAAATTTGCCGAGGAGGTCAAGAGGCACTCTTGGCCTCAAGAGCTCAAGGTCGGTTTGATCGGCTCTTGCACCAACTCTTCTTACGAGGACATGTCTCGATCCGCCCACATTGCCCGGGAGGCCGCTTCCCACGGTCTTACCGCCAAGTCCAAGTTCACCATTACCCCCGGTTCCGAGCAGGTCCGAGCTACAATTGCTCGAGACGGTATGGTCGACGACTTTGAGAAGGTTGGCGGTCTTGTTCTTGCCAACGCCTGTGGTCCTTGCATTGGTCAATGGGACAGGCGAGATGtcaagaagggcgaggCCAACTCTA TCATCACCTCGTACAACCGAAACTTCACTGGTCGAAACGATGCCAACCCCGCTACCCACGCCTTTGTTGCCTCCCCTGACCTTGTCACTGCCATGATCTTTGCTGGTGATCTCACCTTCAACCCCATGACCGACACTCTCAAGGGTGCCGACGGCAAGGAGTTCAAGTTCTCTGACCCCTCTGGCTATGAGCTCCCTGCCAAGGGCTACGACCCCGGAGAGAACACTTTCCAGGCTCCTCCTGCTGACGGTACCACCGTCTCCGTCGCCGTTAGCCCCACTTCTGACCGACTCCAGCTCTTGAAGCCCTTCAAGCCTTGGGACGGCAAGGACATTATCGACGCTCGTGTTCTTATCAAGGCCAAGGGCAAGTGCACCACTGACCACATTTCTGCTGGTGGTCCCTGGCTCAAGTACCGAGGTCACCTTGAAAACATTTCTC AAAACTGTTTGATCGGTGCCATCAACGCTGACAATGGCGAGGCCAACAAGATTCTCAACCAGGAGACTGGCGAGTATGGTGCTGTCCCCACTGTTGCCGCGTACTACCGAGACCGAGATATCCCTTGGGTCGTTGTCGGTGACGAGAACTATGGTGAAGGCTCTTCCCGAGAACATGCCGCTCTTGAGCCCCGATTCCTTGGTGGACGAGCTGTCATTTGCCGATCCTTTGCCCGTATCCACGAGACCaacttgaagaagcagggTATGCTTCCTCTCTGGTTCAAGAACCCTGCCGACTATGACAAGATTTCCGGTACCGACAAGATTTCCATCCTTGACCTCCAGAACTTTAAGCCGGGTCAGGACATCAAGGTCGAACTTACCCACAAGGACGGCTCCAAGGAGCAATTCCTTACCACTTCTTCTATCAACGAAGGTCAATGGGGTTGGTTCAAGGCTGGTTCTG CCCTCAACATGATGGCTTCTGCCGCCAAGGCTCGTGCTGAGAAGCAGGCTTAA
- a CDS encoding delta(3,5)-Delta(2,4)-dienoyl-CoA isomerase: MPKLHTTSTPAPGVLLLQFNRPPVHAFNDDMWTELAHIVRHASADPDIRVLVLSSTSDAAFTAGLDLKSQAALAAPAPDPARKALALHAHLSAFQSAVSSLSACRQPVICALHGIALGLAIDIAAACDIRLCASDTSFGVFEVNVGLAADIGTLQRFPKITGNDSKVRELALMGRPFGPKEAEEMGFVSEIVDGGRAQVVAVAIEKAKVIASRSPVAVISTKHILNHARDHTVEQGLQYVAAWNMSMLQSSDTAKAMAATRNKEPVTFSGFSDAKL, translated from the exons ATGCCCAAACTACACacaacctccacccccGCACCCGGCGTGCTGCTCCTCCAGTTCAACAG GCCGCCGGTACACGCCTTCAACGATGA CATGTGGACAGAACTCGCACACATCGTCCGCCACGCCTCCGCCGACCCAGACATACgcgtcctcgtcctcagCTCCACCTCTGACGCCGCCTTCACCGCAGGCCTCGACC TCAAATCCCAAGCCGCCCTCGCTGCCCCGGCCCCCGACCCCGCCCGCAAGgccctcgccctccacGCCCACCTCTCCGCCTTCCAGTCAGccgtctcttccctctccgcATGCCGCCAGCCCGTCATCTGCGCTCTCCACGGCATCGCCCTCGGCCTCGCCATAGACATTGCTGCCGCATGCGATATCCGCCTCTGCGCATCCGACACCTCGTTTGGCGTATTCGAGGTAAACGTCGGTCTTGCAGCAGACATTGGCACCTTGCAGCGCTTCCCCAAGATCACCGGGAACGACAGTAAAGTCAGAGAACTCGCTCTCATGGGAAGACCCTTTGGTCCcaaagaggcagaggaaaTGGGGTTTGTAAGTGAAATCGTCGACGGTGGTAGGGCCCAGGTCGTTG CCGTCGCCATCGAAAAGGCCAAGGTTATCGCCTCGAGGAGCCCCGTCGCCGTCATCAGCACAAAACATATACTGAACC ATGCTCGTGACCATAC TGTCGAACAAGGTCTGCAGTACGTCGCTGCCTGGAACAT GTCCATGCTTCAATCAAGC GATACTGCCAAAGCCATGGCAGCTACAAGGAACAAGGAGCCAGTAACATTCTCAGGTTTCAGTGACGCAAAACTCTAG
- a CDS encoding delta(3,5)-Delta(2,4)-dienoyl-CoA isomerase, variant 2, translating into MWTELAHIVRHASADPDIRVLVLSSTSDAAFTAGLDLKSQAALAAPAPDPARKALALHAHLSAFQSAVSSLSACRQPVICALHGIALGLAIDIAAACDIRLCASDTSFGVFEVNVGLAADIGTLQRFPKITGNDSKVRELALMGRPFGPKEAEEMGFVSEIVDGGRAQVVAVAIEKAKVIASRSPVAVISTKHILNHARDHTVEQGLQYVAAWNMSMLQSSDTAKAMAATRNKEPVTFSGFSDAKL; encoded by the exons ATGTGGACAGAACTCGCACACATCGTCCGCCACGCCTCCGCCGACCCAGACATACgcgtcctcgtcctcagCTCCACCTCTGACGCCGCCTTCACCGCAGGCCTCGACC TCAAATCCCAAGCCGCCCTCGCTGCCCCGGCCCCCGACCCCGCCCGCAAGgccctcgccctccacGCCCACCTCTCCGCCTTCCAGTCAGccgtctcttccctctccgcATGCCGCCAGCCCGTCATCTGCGCTCTCCACGGCATCGCCCTCGGCCTCGCCATAGACATTGCTGCCGCATGCGATATCCGCCTCTGCGCATCCGACACCTCGTTTGGCGTATTCGAGGTAAACGTCGGTCTTGCAGCAGACATTGGCACCTTGCAGCGCTTCCCCAAGATCACCGGGAACGACAGTAAAGTCAGAGAACTCGCTCTCATGGGAAGACCCTTTGGTCCcaaagaggcagaggaaaTGGGGTTTGTAAGTGAAATCGTCGACGGTGGTAGGGCCCAGGTCGTTG CCGTCGCCATCGAAAAGGCCAAGGTTATCGCCTCGAGGAGCCCCGTCGCCGTCATCAGCACAAAACATATACTGAACC ATGCTCGTGACCATAC TGTCGAACAAGGTCTGCAGTACGTCGCTGCCTGGAACAT GTCCATGCTTCAATCAAGC GATACTGCCAAAGCCATGGCAGCTACAAGGAACAAGGAGCCAGTAACATTCTCAGGTTTCAGTGACGCAAAACTCTAG
- a CDS encoding nuclear distribution protein PAC1, with amino-acid sequence MERTLKGHTKAVVDVDFDPRGSLMATCSSDLTVKLWDTANDYTNVKTLHGHDHSVSSVRFMPDGDSLVSASRDKTIRVWQVSSGYCTKTFSGHAEWVREVVPSEDGRWLVSASNDQTSRVWDFSTGETKMELRGHEHVVECAVFAPLNAYPAIRELAGLKPPAPGDTRAKSPGVYVATGSRDKTVKLWDALSGQCLRTFIGHDNWIRALVFHPTGKYLLSASDDKTIKVWDLANGRCTKTIEAHSHFVTCMAWGRAVVGGAGGGGEGIKGGVNGEASASKESRRINVLATGSVDQTIKVWTP; translated from the exons ATGGAGCGCACCCTCAAGGGCCACACAAAGGCCGTCGTCGACGTCGACTTTGATCCGCGCGGCAGCCTCATGG CGACATGCTCCTCCGACCTCACCGTCAAGCTGTGGGACACCGCCAACGACTACACAAACGTCAAGACACTCCACGGCCACGACCACTCCGTCTCCAGCGTGCGCTTCATGCCCGATGGCGACTCGCTCGTTTCAGCCAGCCGCGATAAGACCATCAGAGTATGGCAAGTCTCCAGCGG CTACTGCACCAAGACGTTTTCCGGCCATGCCGAATGGGTCAGAGAGGTTGTTCCGTCAGAGGACGGACGGTGGCTCGTCAGCGCCTCGAACGATCAG ACATCACGTGTATGGGACTTTTCAACGGGAGAGACCAAGATGGAGCTCCGTGGACACGAGCACGTCGTTGAATGCGCCGTCTTTGCGCCTCTCAACGCTTACCCTGCCATCAGAGAACTAGCCGGTTTAAAA CCCCCAGCACCAGGCGATACGAGAGCAAAGTCACCCGGTGTCTATGTAGCTACCGGATCCCGAGATAAAACAGTCAAGTTATGGGATGCCCTTTCCGGTCAATGTCTACGGACATTC ATCGGCCACGATAACTGGATCCGCGCGCTCGTCTTCCACCCGACGGGCAAATacctcctctccgcctcGGACGACAAGACCATCAAGGTATGGGACCTTGCAAACGGCAGATGCACGAAAACGATAGAAGCGCACAGTCATTTTGTCACGTGCATGGCCTGGGGGAGGGCCGTCGTTGGAGGTGCGGGtgggggaggagaaggaattAAAGGAGGGGTGAATGGCGAGGCGTCGGCGAGTAAAGAGTCGAGAAGAATAAACGTTTTGGCGACCGGGTCGGTAGACCAGACTATCAAG GTCTGGACACCCTAG